A portion of the Limosilactobacillus reuteri genome contains these proteins:
- a CDS encoding LPXTG cell wall anchor domain-containing protein, with translation MNKTVTVTYTPNGHIIPVGPDGKPLPNVPQPQYPTNPNNPTEVTPNEPVPEIPGYTPNVSTVTPENPGENTPVVYTPNEKPVGPTTPSENGTPNGNTGNPTTPQPETPAKPMTPTTTPAGNSNIPTNGQTTSPAGSSVTTSDVKNANATTPVAQKQAAQLPQTGNEQLKHEGILGLLALGVAGLLVFGKKRRKE, from the coding sequence TTGAATAAGACGGTTACGGTAACGTATACGCCAAATGGTCATATTATTCCAGTCGGTCCGGATGGGAAGCCATTGCCAAATGTTCCACAACCGCAATACCCAACGAACCCGAATAATCCAACTGAAGTGACGCCGAATGAACCAGTACCGGAAATTCCAGGATATACACCAAATGTTTCAACGGTAACTCCTGAGAATCCGGGTGAAAATACTCCAGTAGTTTACACGCCAAACGAAAAACCAGTTGGACCAACCACCCCTAGTGAAAATGGCACTCCAAATGGTAATACTGGCAATCCAACTACACCACAGCCAGAGACACCAGCAAAACCAATGACGCCAACTACAACACCAGCTGGAAATAGTAATATTCCTACTAATGGACAAACTACTTCTCCAGCAGGCAGTTCAGTTACCACAAGCGATGTAAAAAACGCTAATGCCACCACACCAGTAGCACAAAAACAAGCTGCTCAATTACCGCAAACTGGCAATGAACAATTAAAGCACGAAGGAATCTTAGGTTTACTTGCTTTAGGAGTTGCAGGCTTATTGGTATTTGGTAAAAAGCGTCGTAAAGAATAA
- the dapF gene encoding diaminopimelate epimerase produces the protein MVQLLKVHGSQNAFFILDQTQLTNPLTDEELVSFTQQITDAQNGVLGGADGVLVVNHPTRPESAAQMRVINADGSEASMCGNGLRTVARYVAERDNLTDFKVDTMNASLRVRQHEDLAPGVPAFAVEISPVKFDRTALPFDNLGHERLLDTLVPELYPSLRFSALAVPNPHLISFVSMEELNGPALKELGTRLNSDNPYFSDGVNVNFGHILGHNKLFVKTFERGVGFTNACGTGMSATSLALALTHPDAASFNEPISVYNPGGMVKTILHRDDYNYWVELIGNATFTHIITVDESSLHAVDLADLRKNVVESNENQAYQTFVDSLSF, from the coding sequence ATGGTGCAATTATTAAAAGTACACGGATCACAAAATGCCTTTTTTATCCTTGACCAAACACAACTGACCAATCCCCTTACTGATGAAGAATTAGTTTCATTTACCCAGCAAATAACTGATGCACAAAATGGCGTTCTCGGTGGTGCTGATGGCGTTTTAGTTGTTAACCATCCAACTAGACCAGAATCAGCAGCACAAATGCGGGTAATTAATGCAGATGGCAGTGAGGCCTCAATGTGCGGCAATGGTCTAAGAACGGTTGCTCGTTATGTAGCAGAACGTGATAATTTAACCGATTTTAAAGTCGATACAATGAATGCTAGTCTTCGTGTTCGTCAGCATGAAGACCTTGCACCCGGAGTTCCCGCTTTTGCCGTTGAAATTTCACCAGTAAAGTTTGACCGCACTGCTTTGCCATTTGATAATCTTGGTCATGAGCGCCTGTTAGACACCCTTGTTCCTGAATTATATCCTAGTCTCCGTTTTTCAGCCCTTGCTGTTCCTAACCCCCACTTAATTAGTTTTGTTAGTATGGAAGAGCTAAATGGTCCAGCACTTAAAGAATTAGGTACACGGTTAAATAGTGATAATCCTTACTTTAGTGATGGGGTAAATGTTAATTTTGGCCATATTCTCGGTCATAACAAACTCTTTGTAAAAACGTTTGAACGAGGAGTTGGCTTTACAAATGCTTGTGGGACAGGTATGTCTGCCACTAGTCTCGCTTTAGCCCTCACTCATCCAGACGCAGCATCATTTAATGAACCAATTAGTGTTTATAATCCTGGCGGCATGGTCAAGACAATTCTTCACCGTGATGACTACAACTACTGGGTCGAACTAATCGGTAATGCTACGTTTACTCATATTATTACTGTAGATGAATCATCTTTACACGCAGTCGATCTAGCTGACCTTCGTAAAAACGTTGTCGAAAGCAATGAAAATCAAGCTTACCAGACATTCGTTGACTCATTATCATTTTAA
- a CDS encoding aspartate kinase translates to MKVVKFGGSSLANGEAFQNAINIITSDPQRRVIVTSAPGKRFADDIKVTDLLIKYAQTVIAGQNPQEIVEQILNRYQEIAAYFGLPADKLIPLTERLEGLPNHTYPNDNYLLAAFKAHGERLNAQLMAILLQHLGYEARFVTPSEAGIIVTGTPNNANVIPETYANLSHFTFNENELLIFPGFYGLTLAGHIATFSRGGSDITGAILARGLHASTYENFTDVDAIYSANPQIVDHPQPITTMTYREMRELSYAGFSVFHDEALIPAIQGNIPINVRNTNDPEKPGTMIAPDKDFQPSDIVTGVVSGKHFAALYLHKYLLNKQAGFTLRILEILAKHNVSYEHMPSGIDDITIILDRNAINDQLIDTICNEIQEEINPDRLEWIDNYAITMVVGEGMRNRTGVIDDILMPLAEKHIAVPMINQGASRIAIMIGTYNEDADEAVRAIYHRFFAN, encoded by the coding sequence ATGAAAGTTGTAAAGTTTGGTGGAAGTTCTCTGGCTAATGGAGAAGCCTTTCAAAATGCAATTAATATTATTACCTCTGACCCCCAACGCCGGGTAATTGTCACTTCTGCGCCGGGCAAACGTTTTGCCGATGACATTAAGGTTACTGACTTACTGATTAAATATGCCCAAACAGTAATTGCAGGCCAAAATCCCCAAGAAATCGTTGAACAAATTTTAAATCGATATCAAGAGATTGCTGCTTATTTTGGCTTACCAGCAGATAAATTGATTCCGCTAACCGAACGACTGGAAGGCCTTCCTAACCATACGTATCCAAATGATAACTATCTCTTGGCTGCTTTCAAAGCTCATGGTGAACGCTTAAATGCCCAACTAATGGCCATCCTTTTGCAGCATTTAGGTTATGAAGCACGTTTTGTGACACCAAGTGAAGCTGGTATTATCGTTACTGGAACTCCCAATAATGCTAACGTTATCCCAGAAACATATGCAAACTTGAGTCATTTTACGTTTAATGAGAACGAATTATTAATATTCCCCGGTTTCTATGGTCTCACCCTTGCCGGACACATTGCTACTTTTTCCCGTGGCGGTTCTGATATCACCGGTGCGATTCTTGCGCGCGGTCTTCACGCCTCCACTTATGAAAATTTCACCGATGTTGATGCTATTTACTCAGCCAATCCACAAATTGTCGATCATCCGCAACCAATTACTACCATGACTTACCGGGAAATGCGGGAACTATCTTACGCTGGTTTTTCCGTCTTTCACGATGAAGCACTGATTCCTGCCATTCAAGGAAATATTCCAATTAATGTTCGTAATACTAATGATCCTGAAAAGCCGGGAACAATGATTGCCCCTGATAAAGATTTTCAACCAAGCGACATTGTAACGGGGGTCGTGAGCGGAAAACACTTTGCAGCCCTCTATCTGCACAAATATCTCCTTAACAAGCAAGCAGGTTTTACTCTTCGGATTCTTGAAATTCTCGCAAAGCACAACGTCTCGTACGAACATATGCCTTCCGGAATCGATGATATAACAATTATCCTTGATCGAAATGCAATTAATGACCAATTAATCGATACCATCTGCAATGAAATTCAAGAAGAGATTAATCCTGACCGTTTAGAATGGATTGATAATTATGCAATTACCATGGTTGTTGGTGAAGGTATGCGTAATCGCACGGGGGTAATCGATGATATTTTAATGCCCCTAGCTGAAAAACACATTGCGGTTCCCATGATTAATCAAGGAGCTTCACGAATTGCAATTATGATTGGGACATACAATGAAGATGCAGATGAAGCTGTTCGAGCTATCTACCATCGCTTTTTTGCAAATTAG
- the lysA gene encoding diaminopimelate decarboxylase: MNEQITDQQLNAAGHLTIGGCDAVDLAHQFGTPLVVYDVQQIRQQIRAFKRVFEENNVDYAVSYASKAFSAIAMYQVVAAEGAHVDVVSGGELYTAIKAGFPMADVSFHGNNKSREELEMAIDHHVGTIMIDNFHEIELLADVLEKLDAHVDVMLRITPGISAHTNKYIQTGQVDSKFGFDLQSGQADEALAKVLENPRMQMKGLHAHIGSQIFELAGFEGVAKKLVEVAAHWQEKFNYQAAVINVGGGFGIRYVKDDTPLAPEEFVAAIIKAIKAEIKETNLAMPAIWIEPGRSIAGPAGYNLYTVGSRKDVPGLKPYVTVDGGMGDNIRPALYEAQYETVLANNPRAELVEHVRVAGKYCESGDILSQNQVLPATKPGDVLAMLDTGAYGYSMASNYNRNPRPAVVFAEKGTAQVVIKRETYDDLVHLDEPYQQ, translated from the coding sequence ATGAACGAACAGATTACTGATCAACAATTAAATGCCGCTGGTCATCTAACGATTGGGGGATGTGATGCGGTTGACTTAGCTCATCAGTTTGGTACCCCGTTAGTTGTTTATGATGTTCAACAGATTCGCCAACAGATTCGAGCATTTAAGCGGGTTTTTGAAGAAAATAATGTTGATTATGCGGTTAGCTATGCTAGTAAAGCTTTTTCAGCAATCGCAATGTATCAAGTAGTTGCTGCAGAAGGTGCGCATGTTGATGTTGTTTCTGGTGGTGAATTATATACGGCAATCAAAGCCGGCTTTCCAATGGCTGATGTTAGTTTTCACGGAAACAATAAATCACGGGAAGAATTGGAAATGGCAATTGACCATCACGTGGGAACAATCATGATTGATAACTTCCATGAGATTGAATTGCTAGCAGACGTTTTGGAGAAGCTTGATGCACATGTTGATGTAATGTTGCGAATTACTCCTGGAATTTCTGCTCATACAAATAAGTACATTCAAACTGGTCAGGTTGACAGTAAGTTTGGGTTTGACCTTCAATCAGGACAGGCAGATGAGGCGTTAGCAAAAGTCCTCGAGAATCCCCGGATGCAAATGAAAGGGTTGCATGCCCATATTGGTTCACAGATTTTTGAGCTTGCGGGATTTGAAGGGGTAGCTAAGAAGTTGGTTGAAGTTGCTGCCCACTGGCAAGAAAAATTTAACTATCAAGCTGCTGTGATCAATGTTGGGGGCGGTTTTGGAATTCGTTATGTAAAAGATGATACACCACTTGCTCCAGAAGAATTTGTGGCAGCAATTATTAAGGCAATTAAAGCTGAAATTAAAGAAACAAATCTTGCTATGCCAGCGATCTGGATAGAACCCGGACGTTCAATCGCGGGGCCCGCTGGTTATAATCTTTATACTGTTGGATCACGTAAAGATGTACCAGGGTTGAAGCCATATGTAACAGTTGATGGGGGGATGGGTGATAACATTCGTCCAGCACTTTATGAAGCACAATATGAAACGGTCTTAGCAAATAATCCTCGTGCAGAGTTGGTTGAACATGTTCGGGTAGCAGGAAAGTATTGCGAGTCTGGTGATATCCTCAGTCAGAATCAGGTATTACCGGCTACAAAACCAGGAGATGTCTTAGCGATGCTTGATACTGGTGCTTATGGCTACTCCATGGCTTCAAATTATAATCGGAATCCTCGACCAGCAGTTGTCTTTGCAGAAAAAGGCACAGCCCAGGTTGTAATTAAACGAGAAACCTATGATGATTTAGTTCATTTGGATGAACCATACCAACAATAA
- the dapD gene encoding 2,3,4,5-tetrahydropyridine-2,6-dicarboxylate N-acetyltransferase has product MAELDAQTIINYISNAPKKTPVKVYLKGNLGDLEFPAEVETFLEPHTGVIFGDWTVIEPLLKKYSSAIESYHVENDARNSAVPLLDLKNINARIEPGAIIRDKVLIGDNAVIMMGATINIGAEIGADSMIDMGAVLGGRAIVGRHCHIGAGTVLAGVVEPASAEPVRIDDNVMIGANAVVIEGVHVGEGAVIAAGAIVTHDVAPHTMVAGVPAKLIKNVDDQTAGKTELEDDLRKL; this is encoded by the coding sequence ATGGCTGAATTAGATGCACAAACAATCATTAACTACATTAGTAACGCACCCAAGAAGACACCGGTAAAGGTCTACCTTAAAGGAAATCTAGGTGATTTAGAATTTCCCGCAGAAGTAGAAACCTTTCTTGAACCGCATACGGGAGTTATTTTCGGTGATTGGACAGTTATCGAACCGTTATTAAAGAAATACAGTTCAGCAATTGAATCTTACCACGTGGAAAATGATGCGCGTAATTCAGCGGTTCCTTTGCTCGATTTGAAGAATATTAATGCCCGCATTGAGCCAGGAGCAATTATTCGCGATAAAGTTCTTATTGGTGACAATGCTGTCATTATGATGGGCGCAACAATTAATATTGGTGCTGAAATTGGTGCTGATTCGATGATTGATATGGGGGCAGTTCTTGGTGGCCGTGCAATTGTTGGGCGCCACTGTCATATTGGTGCTGGTACTGTATTAGCTGGAGTTGTTGAACCGGCTTCAGCTGAACCAGTCCGCATCGATGATAATGTAATGATTGGCGCCAATGCGGTGGTAATTGAAGGGGTTCATGTAGGAGAAGGAGCTGTCATTGCTGCTGGAGCAATTGTTACTCATGATGTTGCTCCTCATACGATGGTTGCGGGAGTTCCTGCTAAGCTTATTAAGAATGTTGATGACCAAACTGCTGGTAAGACTGAATTAGAGGACGATTTACGGAAGCTATAG
- a CDS encoding N-acetyldiaminopimelate deacetylase → MKMLTEEELIQIRRHLHQIPELALQEFDTHQYLVETVAGFNQAFLEVRTFKELPTALMVLVHGQNPQRTIGYRTDIDALPVEEQTGLPYSSTHPGIMHACGHDIHMTVALGVLNYFSEHQPQDNILFFFQPAEESENGGKRAYELGLFSGKWKPDEFYGLHDNPDLPAGAIGCRMGTLFAGTTEVNIDLNGKGGHAAYPQNANDTVVAAASLILQVQTVISRSIDPIQSGVITLGKIDGGTIRNVIAGHTRIEGTIRGLTQTMIETIDDRLKDVCEGIGRSFNMDVSLELNQGGYWPVENNPELTKRFIHYMEETPTVNFIETEPAMTGEDFGYLLAKFPGTMFWLGVEDDSQLHSATLTPNEKAIKRGVDAITGFLEYRMQN, encoded by the coding sequence ATGAAGATGTTAACAGAAGAAGAATTAATTCAAATTCGTCGTCATCTCCACCAAATTCCGGAACTGGCTCTCCAGGAATTTGACACTCACCAATACTTAGTTGAGACGGTTGCTGGTTTTAACCAAGCATTTTTAGAAGTTCGTACTTTTAAGGAATTACCAACTGCTCTCATGGTGTTAGTTCATGGGCAGAATCCACAACGAACAATTGGGTACCGAACAGACATCGATGCCTTACCAGTTGAGGAACAAACAGGCTTGCCATATTCATCAACTCATCCGGGAATAATGCACGCCTGTGGTCATGACATTCATATGACGGTTGCATTAGGTGTATTGAATTATTTTAGTGAACACCAGCCGCAAGATAATATCCTGTTTTTCTTCCAACCAGCCGAAGAAAGCGAAAATGGTGGAAAGCGGGCATATGAATTGGGCTTGTTTAGTGGAAAGTGGAAACCAGATGAGTTTTACGGTTTGCATGATAATCCTGATTTGCCAGCAGGAGCAATTGGTTGTCGGATGGGGACCTTGTTTGCGGGAACCACGGAAGTTAATATTGACCTCAATGGTAAGGGCGGTCACGCGGCGTATCCTCAAAATGCTAATGATACAGTCGTTGCGGCAGCATCATTGATTCTTCAAGTGCAGACTGTAATTTCGCGGAGTATCGATCCTATTCAAAGTGGTGTAATTACCTTAGGAAAGATTGACGGCGGGACGATTCGAAATGTTATTGCTGGACATACGCGGATTGAAGGAACGATTCGGGGACTAACGCAAACGATGATTGAAACTATTGATGACCGCTTGAAGGATGTATGTGAAGGAATCGGGCGTAGTTTTAACATGGATGTTTCCCTTGAATTAAATCAGGGTGGCTATTGGCCAGTAGAGAATAATCCAGAATTAACAAAACGGTTTATCCATTATATGGAAGAAACACCAACTGTAAACTTTATCGAAACAGAACCAGCAATGACTGGGGAAGATTTTGGCTACTTACTGGCTAAATTTCCGGGAACCATGTTTTGGCTTGGGGTTGAAGATGATTCACAATTACATTCGGCCACCCTTACCCCCAATGAAAAAGCAATTAAACGGGGAGTAGATGCGATTACTGGTTTTCTTGAATATCGAATGCAAAATTAG
- the dapA gene encoding 4-hydroxy-tetrahydrodipicolinate synthase, translating into MTLLQNADLMTAIVTPFDDEGNIDYGRLEYLTNYLIEHGSNGFVIGGTTGETPELTHDEKIELYQHFGEIVNGRAPVIAGTGSNNTKETIAFTNEVAQINGIDYALVVVPPYNKPNQRGMVAHFTAVADNVDLPIIIYNIPGRTGVKMAQETVVELSHHQNIAAVKQCASLEELEYIVEHRDPDFAVFTGEDAQALTARVLGANGVISVASHTYVDQMRQMYDSLYRGDYQTAGKLQRWLTPRMAALFMFPSPSPVKAVLNAQDFNVGGCRLPILPLNEEEKRELEAALSLPANSLTTKNLPLNLGE; encoded by the coding sequence ATGACATTATTACAAAATGCAGACTTAATGACGGCAATTGTAACCCCCTTTGATGATGAGGGAAATATTGATTATGGTCGTTTAGAGTATTTGACAAATTACTTAATTGAACATGGGAGCAACGGTTTTGTTATTGGAGGGACTACTGGGGAAACTCCAGAACTCACTCATGATGAAAAAATTGAGCTATACCAACATTTCGGTGAAATTGTAAACGGACGGGCTCCGGTTATTGCTGGAACTGGAAGCAATAATACCAAAGAGACAATTGCGTTTACTAATGAAGTTGCACAAATTAACGGTATCGATTATGCCCTTGTTGTTGTTCCTCCTTATAACAAACCTAACCAACGGGGAATGGTGGCTCATTTCACAGCAGTTGCGGATAATGTTGACCTCCCAATCATCATTTACAACATTCCTGGTCGTACAGGGGTAAAGATGGCTCAGGAAACCGTAGTAGAATTGTCTCACCATCAAAATATCGCCGCTGTAAAACAATGCGCATCTTTGGAAGAACTTGAATACATTGTTGAACACCGCGACCCTGATTTTGCAGTTTTCACGGGTGAAGATGCACAGGCACTAACTGCCCGGGTTTTAGGAGCAAATGGGGTTATCTCGGTTGCTTCCCATACCTATGTCGATCAAATGCGCCAAATGTATGACTCACTATACCGAGGCGATTATCAAACTGCTGGTAAGTTGCAACGATGGTTAACTCCCCGGATGGCCGCCTTGTTTATGTTCCCATCACCATCACCAGTTAAAGCAGTTTTGAATGCGCAAGATTTTAACGTTGGTGGTTGTCGCTTACCAATTCTTCCATTAAATGAAGAAGAAAAGCGCGAATTAGAGGCTGCTTTATCCTTACCTGCCAATTCACTGACTACTAAGAACTTACCATTAAATTTGGGGGAATAA
- the dapB gene encoding 4-hydroxy-tetrahydrodipicolinate reductase — protein MKKVLIAGATGAMGQKAVDLVNSLDGFEITAALAPTLTKENMTDFHLASSVHPYQTLDEIEDGVADIWIDFTLPSAVYQNVKFVLEHDMRPIVGTTGLTDEQQTDLVRLSEEKQVGGLIAANFGMSAVLLMKFAQEAAKYFPDVEIIEMHHGDKKDAPSGTALSTAKLIDQVRPAHETNPDETESLTGARGGDYHGIKIHAVRLPGYIAHEQVLFGGDGEALTIRQDSFDRQSFMNGVKVALEKIDGLSKLVIGLENIL, from the coding sequence ATGAAAAAAGTTTTAATTGCTGGTGCGACTGGAGCAATGGGGCAAAAGGCTGTTGACCTAGTAAACTCACTCGATGGGTTTGAAATTACTGCTGCGCTTGCACCAACCTTAACAAAAGAAAATATGACTGATTTTCACCTTGCATCATCTGTTCATCCTTATCAAACTTTGGATGAAATTGAAGATGGTGTTGCTGATATTTGGATTGATTTTACCTTGCCAAGTGCCGTTTATCAGAATGTTAAGTTTGTACTTGAACACGACATGAGGCCGATTGTTGGAACGACCGGCTTAACCGATGAACAACAAACAGACTTAGTGCGCCTCAGTGAAGAAAAACAGGTAGGTGGATTGATCGCTGCTAATTTTGGGATGTCGGCAGTTCTTCTTATGAAATTTGCTCAGGAAGCAGCCAAGTATTTCCCGGACGTTGAAATTATTGAAATGCATCATGGTGATAAAAAAGATGCCCCATCAGGAACGGCCTTGAGTACCGCAAAGTTGATCGATCAAGTGCGTCCTGCGCATGAGACAAATCCTGATGAAACAGAGAGTTTAACCGGTGCGCGGGGTGGCGACTACCATGGAATTAAGATTCATGCTGTTCGGCTGCCGGGGTACATTGCTCACGAACAAGTTCTCTTTGGTGGGGATGGCGAGGCCCTGACTATCCGTCAAGACTCATTTGACCGTCAATCCTTTATGAATGGGGTTAAAGTTGCTCTGGAGAAAATTGATGGATTATCAAAATTGGTAATTGGCTTAGAAAATATTTTATAA
- a CDS encoding aminotransferase class I/II-fold pyridoxal phosphate-dependent enzyme, with amino-acid sequence MPRLHAELATTVNSHLAAVPPAQIRAFDEEISAVPGLVKLTLGEPDFAVPDHVKKAAIESIQNDDSHYSPSKGKIELRKAISKYLEQSRHVYYDPETEIVVTIGATEAVTATTFAMLNLGDKVIIPTPAFSLYFPSVSLTGAEPIKVNTADDGFLLSAERLEGVLAKEGPAVKAVLLNYPNNPTGRSYTEEELKALAKVIEDHHIYAIVDEIYSSLMYDQPFHSLATLLPEQTILISGLSKSHAMTGYRLGYVAGPGEFISTMSKMHSFMVTCPNDTAQAAAIEALEKGDDDPQVFKRAYRQRRDKLASAMRKMGFEIALPDGAFYIFAKIPAQFGKDDLTFARKLAHEAKVGVIPGNAFGPGGEGYIRLSYAAADSVIDTAIERLQNFMNNLG; translated from the coding sequence ATGCCAAGACTTCATGCTGAATTAGCAACTACCGTAAATAGTCATTTGGCAGCTGTTCCGCCAGCACAGATTCGCGCATTTGATGAAGAAATTTCTGCCGTTCCTGGACTAGTAAAATTAACACTTGGTGAACCGGACTTTGCTGTGCCAGATCACGTCAAAAAAGCGGCAATTGAAAGTATTCAAAATGATGATTCTCACTATTCACCAAGCAAGGGTAAGATTGAATTACGCAAAGCGATTAGTAAATATCTTGAGCAGAGTCGTCATGTTTACTATGACCCTGAAACCGAAATAGTAGTCACGATTGGGGCAACAGAAGCGGTAACCGCGACAACTTTTGCAATGTTAAATCTGGGAGATAAAGTAATTATTCCCACTCCAGCATTTTCGCTATATTTCCCGAGTGTTTCCCTAACTGGTGCTGAACCGATCAAAGTTAACACTGCTGATGATGGCTTTTTGCTATCTGCTGAAAGACTAGAAGGGGTATTAGCGAAAGAGGGTCCTGCGGTAAAGGCCGTTCTCTTAAATTATCCTAACAATCCAACTGGCCGTTCATACACTGAAGAAGAGCTAAAAGCACTGGCTAAAGTAATTGAAGATCATCACATTTATGCGATTGTTGATGAGATTTATAGTTCATTGATGTACGATCAACCATTCCATTCACTTGCGACGCTTTTGCCTGAGCAGACAATCCTGATTAGTGGCTTATCAAAATCACATGCAATGACGGGTTATCGTTTAGGATATGTGGCTGGCCCGGGAGAATTTATTTCAACGATGTCAAAGATGCATTCATTTATGGTAACGTGCCCAAATGATACTGCTCAAGCGGCCGCGATTGAAGCGTTAGAAAAGGGGGATGATGATCCGCAAGTATTTAAGCGGGCCTATCGTCAACGGAGAGATAAACTTGCGAGTGCAATGCGAAAGATGGGCTTTGAAATTGCATTGCCAGATGGCGCATTTTATATTTTTGCTAAAATTCCTGCTCAATTTGGGAAGGATGATCTCACTTTTGCTCGTAAATTAGCCCACGAAGCTAAAGTTGGCGTAATTCCCGGGAATGCATTTGGTCCTGGTGGAGAAGGATACATTCGTTTATCATATGCAGCGGCAGATTCTGTTATTGATACGGCGATTGAACGGTTACAAAATTTTATGAATAATTTAGGATAG
- a CDS encoding aspartate-semialdehyde dehydrogenase codes for MSKEYNVAILGATGAVGTRMIQQLEQSTIPVKNVKLLASAKSAGKQLSFKGQPITVEETTPDSFDGIDIVLSSAGGSVSKKFLPEAVKRGAVCVDNTSAFRMEPDVPLVVPEVNEEALKNHHGIIANPNCSTIQMVVALEPIRQAFGLNQIIVSTYQAASGAGQSALNELRQETQDYLDGKDMQADAKILPTKGDKKHYPLAFNLLPQIDVFEDDGYSHEEWKMIHETKKIMLNDMDAKDIKVTATCVRVPVPIAHGESIYFTVDDPTVTVDQLRAVLKDAPGVVLQDDPAHQVYPQPINAVGKRDTFVGRLRADEENPGSFNMWVVADNLLKGAAWNTVENAERLVANGLV; via the coding sequence ATGAGTAAAGAATATAATGTCGCAATTTTGGGTGCTACTGGTGCAGTTGGTACACGGATGATTCAGCAATTAGAACAGTCAACAATTCCAGTAAAGAATGTGAAATTACTGGCATCTGCTAAGTCAGCTGGTAAGCAATTATCATTTAAGGGCCAACCGATTACTGTTGAAGAGACTACACCTGATTCTTTTGATGGGATTGATATTGTGCTTTCATCTGCTGGTGGATCAGTATCAAAAAAGTTCCTTCCAGAGGCAGTAAAACGGGGAGCAGTTTGTGTTGATAATACGAGTGCTTTTCGGATGGAACCTGATGTACCGCTAGTAGTTCCAGAAGTAAATGAAGAGGCATTAAAAAATCATCATGGAATTATTGCTAATCCCAACTGTTCGACAATTCAAATGGTGGTAGCATTGGAACCAATCCGCCAAGCATTTGGATTGAATCAAATTATTGTTTCAACTTACCAGGCGGCTTCAGGAGCAGGTCAATCAGCTTTAAATGAATTGCGACAAGAAACTCAAGACTACCTTGATGGTAAAGACATGCAAGCGGATGCCAAGATTTTGCCAACAAAGGGTGACAAGAAGCATTATCCATTAGCTTTTAATTTATTACCGCAGATCGATGTCTTTGAAGATGATGGTTACTCCCATGAAGAATGGAAGATGATCCACGAAACAAAGAAGATCATGTTAAACGATATGGACGCTAAGGATATTAAGGTTACTGCCACTTGTGTTCGTGTACCTGTCCCAATTGCTCATGGAGAATCAATTTACTTTACTGTTGACGATCCAACGGTAACTGTTGACCAATTGCGGGCAGTATTAAAGGACGCTCCCGGGGTAGTTCTGCAGGATGATCCTGCGCACCAGGTTTATCCTCAACCAATTAATGCTGTTGGCAAGCGTGACACTTTTGTTGGTCGTCTCCGTGCAGATGAAGAAAATCCTGGTTCCTTTAATATGTGGGTTGTTGCTGATAATCTCCTTAAAGGGGCTGCTTGGAATACCGTTGAAAATGCAGAACGTTTAGTCGCAAATGGGTTAGTTTAA